tatttttgcaaaatgatACACATGTGTAGATAGCACTTCAATAAAGAGACAGTGTTACTGGGAAGACTTCATTTGCATGTTTTGCTCTAGTTTTCTGTTTAATTTAGTAATGTGGTCCCTTATTCAGCCCCCATCCTTATTCTCTGCAGTCTTTGCAACTACAGATATGTTAATTTACCCCCAGAAAATTGTTTTAGCTAAGAGATAATGACATTCTTCCCAGTGCTACTCTAGATACAAAAGTATAAAAACTGCTGATGCAGCCTGTCATAATCTCGCTGTAACTGCACAGGAGATTGAGGCTTCAGCCAAGATTGTTGGTACAATGTGGAATCATTGAACATGTGAAAATAGTGAAGGATATCAAGGTATAGTTTCATAAATTACATGAGATGCACATGGTCAAGTGATAATACTTGTAACTGCACAAGTGGGTCATGGACAAATGAGGGTGTGTATCTTTTGGCTCAGTATCTTGGGGCCAATTAgctcagtaaataaaaataatgttggcGCTCATAATATGTATAGTCGTGAGTTAAGTACCTTAGAGCCACAGAGATGAATTGGAAATACATCCTACCCATAAGTGTCAGTATTTCAGTGTGAGAGATGAGATAGCGTGAGAACTCTGTAAATAGTTCTAGCAGATAGTAGAATGTTCTTTTATCAAAAGTACAtggttctcttaaaaaaaaaagatgtgtggtTTACAGTTGTATGTTACTTTTGCATAGGTAGCATTTAGTGTTTGTGTGCGTTTAAAAGGGTATTTTGAGAAGAAATGAGGAAAGTCATcaaaacagaaaagcagagagGATTATGCTGAATTCTGGaggatacttttttttaagtgggagagggaaggatgggcCAGATAGTATAGACTGAATTGTGACTCAATTTGAACTTAAAGCAGACATTTGGgaattttttgacatttttaaattgGGCAGGACAGCATAAGTAAACTCTGTCCTTAACTTTGTGAGAAAAAAACCCCCCATGAATTATTTAGAGTTTTAGATTAGATTTTTGCGTCTATGCTCAAatccattttctttgttttagacTAGGGTAAAACTACTTTTTCTGTAGACCATATTTTAGTGTATTGACATCACTTCCCAATTACTAGGTAATTGGTGTTTTGGCTTTGATTATCCGAATCAATTTTCTAATAACGGGAATGaaagttttttatttcattgaaaatattttgaaaaacttagGATATCAATTCAAGTGTGTTCCTAAACTGTTTTGCAGGTGCCTACATTCCTGGCCCTAACTTGTGTGTCGTTGGAGTAGAATCTTTTGATTTTGTTACTGGTGCAGAGCAGTTGAGGATGATCATTGGGTGACGGATGGAGCAGATTTAAATAAGATACTTTGTAATTGGAGGACCACATGCATTTATACTTTTTAAGGATATAAGCAGTCATAAACGTAGTAAGAGATTACGTTTTCTTGATACTTGTATATTGATATTTGTATATTACTTTTTTGTGAGAATTAATAACTTACTTTTTGGTCAGTGTTATGAGTTATTCAGAGTTGGGGATAGTAGCAGGTAGTCTTTTTTCTCATACTGAAGGAAGAGAAAGTATCTTATCTCAGAAATTAGGAAATAAGCATTGGCTTAAAAATAGTACATATGCTTTGAACTGCCTCAGAATTACAGTGACCATACGACCAATTATGCCGTTAGTGAACCAGGAGCACCTCGCCTAGTTTTCTCGATTGTTAAATGGTGTAATAGAAAGGTaattgtggggattaaatgagatgacataCTGAAAAGTTTAGCACCATGCCTTACGGGACTCAATGACAAGTGTTACTGATGAGGGTAAAATAAATGGAGTACCAGAGTGTTTGGATTCCTTAAGTTCATTATGGTGGAAGTTTGTCCATACCCACTGTGAAAATTAGCTCAACTGTAGAGTGTTTGTTTATAAGTAATATTTTCCCTTGGGTTATTTaatcttttgttatttttccacTCAGCCTCTCTGCCTTTTTAGGTCTCAAACACATGCTGTCTTCTACCATTCTATACTTATAACTCCATAattgtttgttgagtgaatgaataaatactctAAGTGACCCCTGCTTTTTCTAATATATGGATTTCCTATCCTGATTCTTTTTATTCTACTCTCTTAATTAACGTGGACTGTAAGTTGTCATCGTTCCGCAGTTCAGAAGGACTGCATGTTGGCAAAATGGTTGACCCCAACAGGAAATTTCTAGTAGTTGTCTCTCACTTGTTCCCACTCctgctttttctgtttctgcagcTACTTGTTAATCTTACTCGTGACCGTTCCCTTATGGTGTTTTTTCCTGCCCATTGTACTTTTTGCTTTGTGCTCTCTTACCTTTTTTCATCTCCCTTTCCTCTACCTGCTCTCTGTTCACGGGAGCTCTGCTTCAGCCTCTGTATTCCTGGTAACTTGGGGACTTTGTTTGTGTGCTATTTCAGTGGGTATGTAACAAAAGTTCCTAATATATGTTTCTTGGAAAGAGCAAGCTATTATATTTTCATCTCCTCTGCTACCTTCCTGGATTGAATGTATGATCTTGACAATCTTAATACAAGTGGTAGGTTTTAGTCTTAAAGTAGGTGTTTCATCTCTGTTGACCATGCATTGGAGAATATCCGTCCCTCTATCCTCTTTCTATTTTTCCagtcttaaaatttttcatttttacagctCAGGCATTAATCCTAATTACTTTATTATATAATCCCTGTGCAGAAGTTTTGCTCTCTGGTTTTATCTTGGTGGCTAAATCCCTGCCTGCAGGGAAGGCACTTTGCTGGTCTGAGAGCGGCTGTGGCCCAGGGGAGAAACAAGCTGTCTTTGAGACTGGACACTCCTTCTCAGGAAGGGGAACTTTAGCTAGCGCTCAGCTTCTGTCCCCTGACCCCAGAGTCTTTTTCTGTTAGTTTTTCCACTGAATGTATATCACTATGGCTTGCCAACGGCCATCTTTCCCCATCCTAGGAAATCTTTCCCTCAGCCATATTCTTCCGCTGTGTTCCTATCTCTTGTTCTCAAcgtattagaattttttaaagaataatcttTACTCCTGGCTCTTACTGCCTCattttctacttaattttttagAGCCTGACTTCTGTGCTTACTACTTTCTTGAAGATTGCCCTCTCAGAGACATTGTAAAATCTCCTTGTTGCTAAATTCAGTGGCAGCTTTTCAATGCTCAGTGCTTTTGGCCACATTTAGCACTGACAGCTTTTCATtaaggctttctttttcttcagcttcTTTGAATTTATGCATTCCTGATTCTTAGATTTCTGATTACCTGCTTAGCTCTTCTTCCTGAATCCTGAAATCCTGTCTTTTCAAGAGCCTCCTTGAATCTCTTCTTTCCCCTCTTTGCTGTCTTCCTTGGCAAGATCACAGTTTGAGTGTAGTTCTGGAGTTAATAGTGTTCTCTGAGGAGAGTTGTCCTCAGCGATGGCTGTGTTTAGGCCTCTTGTGCCTTAGAGAATGGGCCTTAGGAGGTGGTCCAGGGAGCAGCTTTCAAATCTCCATTTCCAGTTGTGTCTGTGGATCCAGATTACAGGCCTGCAAGTCCAGCTGGctgcaggtttctctgtgtgccaCTGGCACATCAACCCGTCACGTCCAGAAGAACGTTTCTGTTTCTGTGTTCCAAATTTACAGTGATGGCATCAGCATCCCTCAGTCATCCAAGCTTGAAATTTTAGGGACCACTTAGTCTCCTTGTTACTGTTGGGTATTTTTTACAGCCAGTCATTGTGGGCTTTGTTTCCGTTTTACCTGTGTACTCTCTTGTACATGCACCATGCCGACACTCTTCTCTTTGCCATGACTGCTACTTCAGTTCTGCGTCCCTGTGTCCCTGGACTGATTAATCACCCTGCTTTCCCTGCTCTCAGCACTTCTCTGTGTGATTCATCTTCTTAAAGGAAGCTCTCATGATATTATTCCCATCTTACTGGTTATTGGTTCCCTTTTGCCTATAGAATAAAATCTAGACTTTTAAGCTTAGCATCCAAGGCCTGGCGTATGGTGGAGTCAGTGTGGATGGAAGGAAAGTTTGGAGAAGAACCAGGTTTGATGTTTGACTCTGTAAGGGTTTGGAGATGCAGCCCAGCTGCAATTCAGAGAACTGCACGTGTTTGAGCTTGGATGTCTGAGAGACACCACTGATACCTGTCCCATTTGAAAAGCATTGGCTCGTGGTATCTGTGTCTTTGTATGTAGCGCTATTCCTGTATTAAACATCCTCTTCCCAGGGCATTGACACAGTCCTAACACCTCACTGGGGCTTAGGCTCTTCCAGGTCCTGTCATGTTGAGTGTTTTCCTCTGCATTTGCTCCCACCTGTAAGGCTGAAGGAGGAAcaataaaatggccacatttaggctaacagatggcttattcttatgcttgcccttaaaatggtcaactgacCTGCCTGAtcggttgctactcacagttccaggctCACTGTTAAAACTGAAGCTATggatcttactgtttctatttcAGTCCAGTATCAGAAGCTATAATCgtgcttggtctctgagttgatctccagggagaaggtcacagaacaGTAACCTTACAAAGTAACCTGAATACCAAGAAGACggcaccttgagtgcttatgagataaagaGATCGAAAAGGCGACAACTGGCTTCCTTAGAActggtcgcctggaggcatcatgatgcCTCTCTAAGTCttttgatgagaaaatgattctgttgactGTTAccgatgctttattgtttgagctctggctctgtaaccaccccaccccatccccaagatgGGCTCACAGCTGTGAAGGCACCGGCCTGCTGTGATTCCCCTTTGCCCGGCACAGTAATAAAGCTGCCACTTtccttctaagctccaagacctgaTCTCTGAGTTacttggctcgtcagggacgggggtGATCTTTCGGCAGCAAGGCTTCCTCTTCAGAGGAATTCTTGCCAGTCGCAACGTCAACAGGAAGGATTGTTTTAAATGCTGGGTTAGTTGAATAACTCTTCGTGATTTGTTaatttgtctgttctttcataGGAAGGACCTTTAAGGCCTGTCCTCGAATACATCGATCTGGTCAGCAGTGATGATGAAGAGCCGAGCACCTCTCGCAGTGATGTAAGTACATTAcatgtgatttgcatttcctcaCATCGGGCATTTAAGCAGCACTCTCTGAAGAGAGTTATCAAGTCAGCGATGGCTGTGTTTACACCTGTTGTGCTTTAAAGACTGTCCCATTGCTGTTAGGATGGGCCGGAAGATGTGGTCTCAGGGTCCTTTGCCCTGGAGCTCTCCTACTCCCAGTTTTGTTACTCTACCTTGAGTGAGGATGTGAAAGGGCTACGTGACACAGGGAAGTTCTAAGCCTTGGAGGTATCATCTTGATAAATGGGAAATAGGATAAAAACTGCAGGCTTTTTGGctcccttctcctttcctgtctctccTCAGGTGCCCTGCAGAAGTGGGTCCTTTTCTCCCAGAACCATGGGGCCACAGAAAATTGGTTTTATCTTAGAAGAAAGCTAATGCGAAGATCTTGTAGGAAATGGAATGCGGGGAAGGGTTATGGGTCATTCGGGCGTCCTTCCTTTTCACCCTCTCCGTCCCCGCATATTTGGAGTCTTCTTTCTTACCTGTGATTTGTTGGCTGTGGGTTGGACTCTTAAACTAATACTTCCCTCACTCTGAGGTCCAGGGTAGCCGAGCCCTTTGTAGCAatcttgtttttcatttgtcttggcCCAGGTTTCTATTAATGGACTGTTTCCTTGCTGGGTTAGCGAACTCCTGGCTCTGCGTTCCAGGTGGCCAGAAAACTTCCTGCCCTATGATACAAGGAATTGAGACTTGGACTTGAAATAAAAATGCCTAGGTTTTCGTCTTTACTTTACTCCTTATGAATTCTGTGAATTTGGGTAAATTAAGTAGCcttttggcctcagtttctttatcacaTAAGGATgacacctacctcacagggttgttgtgaggctgAAATGAGGTAGCAGGTATATACGTGAGCTCCTTGAAAACTACAAACCATTAAGCAGAACCATGCAACTGAAACGTTTTGTTCTTCATGAAAAGCGAATCAGAGAATTTTTAAAGGGTCTTAAAACTGCAGTGGGGGACTTTTAGAAACTTTTTTCCTCTCGATGGGACTTTTTCCAAGTTCTCTGCCCTTATTAAGGTCTCCTTGTTGACTTACACATGctgaatgagatttttaaaaacactgttgtCACCAGTAGTCGCGCTCCCTCTTACCCTAGCAGTGGGGACAAGCTGTAGGCTGGCATGGCACCGCTCGAACTGGGCTCGTCTTGACTCCTTTTTCACAGAGAGCGCCAGTTTAATGCCAGTAGCTGTATCGGGCCTTCGGGGTAGTAAAAACGTGTGGGTTTGACTTCGGCGGTCCCCTTGCTGACTTGTAGTGGATTGCAACTTTTGTTGTTAattataatagtttaaaaaattgagttcTACTTACTGGACATGCATCTCTGCACTTGAAAGTTAACATATTAAAAgcgtattttttttcttccttggtttTCTTGTTCATGTGGATAACCCAGAGAATGCCTGAGTCTAAGGTGCCATCCTCTGAGAGTCATCGCCCAGAAATGTGCTCTAGCTGCAGTGTTCCTCTTTCCATTGGAGACAGCAGCTCCTCCTCTGGGAGTTGCACCAGCAGTCCACAAAGGATAGTTTCTCAGCCTTCCTCTGTTGAGAACCCATTGGAGAACCAGAAAAATGATCCAAATAATTCCGATATTAAGATCTCTGAGACAGAGACACTTAAACCATCACACAGTTATCAGACTCTGCCTTCATCTCCACTTCTGGTCCCCCAAGAATCTTTGGCCTCTTCAGAGGTCAAGGAGGATTTACCTGTAGAGTCTTCAGCTTCACAGCACGGACAGGATGCCATCCTCTATCTCCAGACACAGGTGGCTGAGATGTCCCGAGTGATACGGGACCTGCAGTCCAGGAGCTGTTTTAGATTTCATCATTCTAGGCCAAGTGAGAACTCCTCGGTTCCTTGGGACATCTCCACCTCCAAGGAAGAACATTTATCCACAGTGGAAGAAGAAGCTGACTGCAAGTCCCCCTCTGCCGATGACAAAGGGCAGCCAGCTGACCCCAGTCAGTCAAGTTTCACAGGTCTCTTAAAGAGAATGGAGCAGCGAGGAGTTATAAAGAGAGTCACATTGCAGTCTGAAGCGGAACCATGTGAAGGGAAGCCTGATTGTGTGACCTCTAAGAAACGTTTGGTTCCTCCCCTGCATCCTCTTCTGAGAATTGCCACCACTGAGGTTTTCAAAGACCCTGCTGATTGCCATCCTTCTTCTTTCATGGGACACAGGGTATATCCTGTGGCCAAGGATACCTCTCCCTTCCAACCGAATCCACCCGCCGGGGGCCCCATTGTAGAAGCGCTGGCGCACAGCCGAAGAGGGAGCGCAGTGTCTCCGCTCGATTCTGCCTCAAAAGAAATGGAGGTCATGGGTTGTAGGTTCTACCACGCCGCTTCCATCGCGGCCCGGGCTGCTAGCTACATGGCCTACATGACTCAGTACCAGCgtaaactctgggaagacatggAGGATCTGGTCCACGACCCAGAGTTTGATCGTGGAAAAGCGAGGTGTATAATATCAGACGGTATGGATGCAGGCCTCTGGCAGCTTTGTACTACCAGGGACATCATGGACTCTGTGGTCAGAGTGATGGCGATGGCAATAGACTACAGAAGGCAAGCCTGGCTCCGACTCACATCGCTCACCAAGAAGACCCAGGAGAAGATCTCACACTTGCCCTTTGATGGTACTTCCCTCTTTGGGCAAGATGTCAATGCTGTTGTTGCTGAAGAAAACAGTATAAAAGAAAATGACTATAAAGACCACAACAAGTACTATAACCAACATCGATACTTTTATAGTCATGATCAGAAAGCACACTGTCACAGTAAAGGATACTCGAGAGGGGATTGGTACAAATCCCGAAACCACCCCTATAGATACAGGAAGAAGGGAGACTCTCCAGAACGCCACGGGTACAAGAACTAGTAACCCGCTCACGTTCAGCCGCGTAGCATCTGAGATGCTGCCTGTTTTACTTGCTCCTCCCCCCTCACGTGGGTCTGCGGGTGGGAGGCCACCTCGCAGACTGAACATTTGTCTGGAGTTGTCACAGCTGACAGTTGACTTCTAGACTTTTGGAATGAAGTAGATAATAAAGAGACTCATGCTTTATTGGCCAACTGAGCAGTAGAGACTTTAAGCAGGGTCGGACAAGGGTTTACCTGTGATTTCTAGTCCAGAATAAGTCGAGGGAGGGGACTCAGGAATCTGAGTCCTCTTGTGATTAAGGGAAAATATGACGACTTCTTCCTCAGGAAAATCTTGCTGATAAACTGAGGACTAGCAGATTTGGAACTTGGAAATAACCTGCTAATAGATCTAACACCAGAGGCAAATCCTTCATTTTTAGGTCGTCAGTGCTTCCTTGTTTAGGCTTTGGTTTGTCAGATCTTCACAGAGTGACAAATCTCTTATAATCTCTTTGTCAGGATAATTAGCTCACCGGGGGTCCGTCCTACTCTCAGGCTCTGTGAGACTTCAGAATCTGCCTTGAAGCTATGTGTCAAGAAGTGGAATTCAAGTCAAAATTTGCCAAATCCAGTTTGCTTCCAGTGGGATGGCTAGATGTCACAAGTCTGCTGTGGACACCGGCTGGAAGAAGACTTTCCTACCTGTGACATCTCTGTAGAAACTTTCACAGAAATTGTCTCAGCAAGACTGAGGCCTGCTATACCAGTCACCCACCACTCAGAGCTGCACGTGAGAGAGTTCTCTAGTCGTCACTCCTGGTCTGTGACCTGGCAAGCTCCGTGTATCAGCAGGCTGTGAGACCCAGTCATGGTGTTCTCTCAGGATAATCCGGGCCTTGAGCCAAAATGACCTTGACTGCCTTCTACACTTTTTTGAACTTGATAATTCATCACACTCTAAATACAAAAACGATATGCACATTAGTGCTGTGGAAATTAAGGATGTTACACCATCCAGGCATGCAAATCTGAACTCTTTAAAGAGCAAGAATTCCAAACATGCCTGACAGTCCGGCCTTCTTATCGTAATAGAGTGGGATGCTGTCAATCTCGATGTTACTGAGACATGCTTAAGATGTAGAGGACAACTGTGGGTGTTGGAAAGAGAACGTCTCACACAGTTCTCTTTCTGGGATCTCCTTGAACGATTTCTTGAAAGTCTGAAGTCAAGACTTCAGTGACATACTCTGGGTTTATTGGTCCCTTAATCTAGTCAGACTCTTAACCGTGAGAGACGGCTTATCTTTTTGTGTCCAATTCTTTGCATTAATATTTCTCTATCATACTGGAACTGGCAGCAGATACCTCACTTACATGTCCGACAGTATCTTCAATCTCAAGGCAGTGGCTGTATGTATACCAGCCCTTAGATCCTGGTCTTTGCAACGTGACTTCAGAAACGGAGAAAATGTCAGATTTGAGGGGTCTGAGCACATCATCTAGTATTATTTGCTTGGCCaaataggaaaaagaatttaTTGACAGACAGAATTTTGTAATTTCTTGGTTCGTCAGACGTGTGCGTTGTTTTTCCCGTCTGCTTGATTGTGGTATTCTTGAGTTTGCTGTTAGTGGAACAGAGCGCTGTTTGAGGGTTTGTGTGGCTTTTGTTTCTCGCCATGGGTCTTGTGCAGTGGTGACTGACGTTCTCCCGGGTGCCCCATTTGTTTCATAGTTACTGGAAGCTCATTCCCCCTCCTAACCATATTCAGCAccctttttgtctgcttttctttctcactctgtttgtGCTATAGAGGTTGAAGACGCAAATATCCCTGCTTGGAAGAAGTTATTTTGTCAGGTAGTTTCAGGGTACTGTATTGATTCTTTTGTCCCATTTGTAGATTAAATTTAAGCTGCAGTCTTGGTGGAGTCTCCTCTTGGCAAATTTGGTCAAGTCATGTCTAGAGTTAACAATTCCCTTTAA
This genomic window from Camelus bactrianus isolate YW-2024 breed Bactrian camel chromosome 20, ASM4877302v1, whole genome shotgun sequence contains:
- the ZNF451 gene encoding E3 SUMO-protein ligase ZNF451 isoform X5, encoding MGDPGPEIIESVPPAGPEASESPADENEDDIQFVSEGPLRPVLEYIDLVSSDDEEPSTSRSDRMPESKVPSSESHRPEMCSSCSVPLSIGDSSSSSGSCTSSPQRIVSQPSSVENPLENQKNDPNNSDIKISETETLKPSHSYQTLPSSPLLVPQESLASSEVKEDLPVESSASQHGQDAILYLQTQVAEMSRVIRDLQSRSCFRFHHSRPSENSSVPWDISTSKEEHLSTVEEEADCKSPSADDKGQPADPSQSSFTGLLKRMEQRGVIKRVTLQSEAEPCEGKPDCVTSKKRLVPPLHPLLRIATTEVFKDPADCHPSSFMGHRVYPVAKDTSPFQPNPPAGGPIVEALAHSRRGSAVSPLDSASKEMEVMGCRFYHAASIAARAASYMAYMTQYQRKLWEDMEDLVHDPEFDRGKARCIISDGMDAGLWQLCTTRDIMDSVVRVMAMAIDYRRQAWLRLTSLTKKTQEKISHLPFDGTSLFGQDVNAVVAEENSIKENDYKDHNKYYNQHRYFYSHDQKAHCHSKGYSRGDWYKSRNHPYRYRKKGDSPERHGYKN